A part of Variovorax sp. HW608 genomic DNA contains:
- a CDS encoding nuclear transport factor 2 family protein encodes MSQPIHAPAFYDALIRRYFDACNAADYDALMSCFTPDAVHYFPSGLPEVPWRSADTISRKWIWCVETLGSQWTIERILISHDKPEAMIEWTHWKNKSGTALRGSEWYLFEGDRIKEIRAYYASPADREVRINELVGFDYALRGYHLKSA; translated from the coding sequence ATGAGCCAGCCGATTCACGCCCCCGCGTTCTACGACGCGCTGATCCGCCGCTACTTCGATGCGTGCAACGCCGCGGACTACGACGCGCTGATGTCGTGCTTCACGCCCGACGCCGTCCACTACTTTCCCTCGGGCCTGCCGGAAGTGCCCTGGCGCAGCGCCGACACCATCAGCCGCAAGTGGATCTGGTGCGTCGAGACGCTGGGCTCGCAGTGGACCATCGAACGCATCCTGATCAGCCACGACAAGCCCGAGGCCATGATCGAGTGGACGCACTGGAAGAACAAGAGCGGCACCGCACTGCGTGGCTCGGAGTGGTACCTCTTCGAAGGCGACCGCATCAAGGAGATCCGCGCCTACTACGCATCGCCCGCGGACAGGGAAGTGCGCATCAACGAGCTCGTGGGCTTCGACTACGCCCTGCGCGGCTACCACCTGAAGAGCGCCTGA
- a CDS encoding ribonuclease activity regulator RraA, producing the protein MSLKPPPPLTAIPQRPPVPQVSDSVLDRLAKATSGSLTTQLYIKGFRQPVLHGLTPLNRKVKPFAGRAYTMRFIPAREDVDLYENLTTTPNADNLQWVGVEQIEPGHVLVIDSNRDGRAASMGNMLITRMMMRGARAVITDGSFRDGTELAEMDFPVWSTGVTATTRLSYHHVADLQVPIGCAGVAIYPGDVIHGDGDNITVVPAHLAEEMADLCERRDDIEAYLAMRVRAGEPLWGLYPPSEETRAAHRQWVADGRPPIHPVAPAR; encoded by the coding sequence GTGCCGCAGGTGTCCGACAGCGTGCTCGACAGGCTCGCCAAAGCCACCAGCGGATCGCTCACCACACAGCTCTACATCAAGGGCTTCCGCCAGCCGGTGCTGCATGGCCTCACGCCGCTCAATCGCAAGGTGAAGCCCTTCGCGGGCCGCGCCTACACGATGCGATTCATCCCGGCCCGGGAAGATGTGGACCTCTACGAGAACCTCACGACCACCCCGAACGCGGACAACCTGCAATGGGTCGGCGTCGAGCAGATCGAGCCCGGCCATGTGCTGGTGATCGACAGCAACCGCGACGGCCGCGCTGCCTCGATGGGCAACATGCTCATCACCCGGATGATGATGCGCGGCGCCCGCGCGGTCATCACCGACGGCAGCTTCCGCGACGGCACCGAGCTCGCGGAGATGGACTTCCCCGTGTGGTCCACCGGCGTCACCGCGACCACGCGCCTGTCGTATCACCACGTGGCGGACCTGCAGGTGCCGATCGGCTGCGCGGGCGTCGCGATCTATCCCGGCGACGTGATCCACGGCGACGGCGACAACATCACGGTGGTGCCGGCGCACCTCGCCGAGGAGATGGCCGACCTCTGCGAGCGCCGCGACGACATCGAGGCCTATCTCGCGATGCGGGTCAGGGCCGGCGAGCCGCTGTGGGGCCTCTATCCGCCGAGCGAAGAGACGCGCGCCGCGCACAGGCAATGGGTGGCCGATGGCCGTCCGCCGATCCACCCCGTCGCGCCCGCGCGCTGA
- a CDS encoding aldehyde dehydrogenase (NADP(+)) — MSHLESIEAAALAAGAAAGDFAASSAAARARLLRALADALEAGRESLVPLADRETGLGLPRLGGELDRTAFQLRGFAAQLERGAAHRVEDDPAVAGAPPAGRPRLTRVRVPLGPVAMFAASNFPFAFSVLGGDTASALAAGCPVVVKAHPAHPMLSRRTAELAQRVALQQAWPEGVFQFVEGASIETGVRLVQAPGIAAVAFTGSFRGGMALADVAARRPRPIPFFGELGSTNPLIVLPALLARDAEGPAATLAQSICQGSGQFCTSPGVIVVPVGSEGDVFVSALAKALCAQSPHRMLTEGIRGAFDRGVSAWAESPSVHALLAPPHRDAAVPGPFLGEVAANDFVADGSLHEEVFGPGALVVRVGSHNQAIEVLQAIGGSLTVTLWGVEVEGEAARALVRAASRIAGRVLFAGVPTGVAVTGAQQHGGPFPASTQPWSTSVGYAAMDRFLRPVALQDAPAWVLARQGVPC; from the coding sequence ATGTCGCACCTTGAATCCATCGAGGCTGCAGCCCTTGCAGCAGGGGCCGCAGCGGGTGATTTCGCAGCGAGTTCCGCCGCGGCGCGTGCCCGCCTGCTGCGTGCGCTGGCGGATGCACTCGAAGCCGGGCGCGAATCGCTGGTGCCGCTGGCCGATCGAGAGACCGGGCTCGGCTTGCCGCGCCTGGGCGGCGAACTGGATCGCACGGCCTTCCAGTTGCGCGGCTTCGCCGCCCAACTGGAGCGTGGCGCGGCACATCGCGTGGAAGACGATCCCGCGGTGGCCGGTGCACCGCCCGCGGGCCGGCCCCGGCTGACGCGGGTGCGCGTGCCGCTCGGTCCGGTCGCGATGTTCGCGGCGAGCAACTTCCCGTTCGCCTTCTCCGTGCTGGGCGGCGACACCGCATCGGCGCTCGCAGCCGGCTGCCCGGTCGTGGTCAAGGCGCATCCGGCGCATCCGATGCTGTCCCGCAGGACGGCGGAGTTGGCGCAGCGCGTCGCCCTGCAGCAAGCTTGGCCCGAGGGCGTGTTCCAGTTCGTCGAAGGCGCGTCGATCGAGACCGGCGTGCGGCTGGTGCAGGCACCCGGGATCGCCGCAGTGGCTTTCACTGGATCGTTTCGCGGCGGCATGGCGCTCGCCGATGTCGCGGCGCGGCGCCCCCGACCGATCCCGTTCTTCGGCGAGCTCGGGTCGACCAATCCGCTGATCGTGCTGCCGGCCCTGCTGGCGCGCGATGCGGAGGGACCCGCCGCGACGCTCGCGCAATCCATCTGCCAGGGCAGCGGGCAGTTCTGCACCAGCCCGGGTGTCATCGTGGTGCCGGTGGGCAGCGAAGGTGATGTCTTCGTGAGTGCGCTGGCGAAGGCGCTCTGCGCGCAGTCGCCGCATCGGATGCTGACGGAAGGCATTCGCGGCGCCTTCGATCGCGGCGTGTCGGCATGGGCGGAATCGCCCTCGGTCCATGCGCTGCTCGCGCCGCCGCACCGCGATGCGGCCGTACCCGGTCCGTTCCTCGGCGAGGTCGCGGCGAACGACTTCGTCGCCGATGGCTCGCTGCACGAGGAAGTCTTCGGTCCCGGCGCTCTGGTCGTTCGCGTCGGGTCGCACAACCAGGCCATCGAGGTGCTGCAAGCCATCGGCGGCTCGCTGACCGTGACCTTGTGGGGCGTGGAAGTCGAGGGCGAAGCGGCGAGGGCGCTGGTGCGCGCCGCCTCGCGGATCGCGGGCCGCGTCCTCTTTGCAGGCGTTCCCACCGGCGTGGCCGTCACCGGCGCGCAGCAGCACGGCGGCCCCTTTCCCGCTTCCACGCAACCCTGGAGCACCTCGGTGGGCTATGCCGCGATGGACCGCTTCCTGCGGCCCGTGGCCTTGCAGGATGCGCCCGCCTGGGTGCTGGCCCGACAGGGGGTGCCATGCTGA